One segment of Leeia aquatica DNA contains the following:
- a CDS encoding polysaccharide biosynthesis protein codes for MFDKKILMITGGTGSFGQTVLKRFLDTDVQEIRIFSRDEKKQEDLRIALNHPKLRFYIGDVRDEMSLRQAMKGVNYVFHAAALKQVPSCEFYPMEALRTNVIGTENVLNAATDAHVERVVVLSTDKAVYPINAMGMSKALAEKVMVAKARLQQPGETVFCATRYGNVMASRGSVIPLFVSQIMGGQPLTITDPNMTRFLMSLEDSVDLVLYAFTHGQQGDIFVQKAPASTVGDLAQAMRELFQKLDHEIRVIGTRHGEKLYESLISREEIAHAIDMGDYYRIPADNRDLNYAKYFSEGEANIATLDDYTSHNTRRLDVQEVKSLLMTLDYIKGVLHA; via the coding sequence ATGTTTGATAAAAAAATTCTGATGATTACAGGTGGAACGGGGTCATTTGGTCAGACCGTCCTGAAGCGGTTTCTGGATACGGATGTGCAGGAAATCCGTATTTTCAGCCGGGATGAGAAAAAGCAAGAGGACCTGCGTATTGCACTCAATCATCCGAAGCTACGGTTTTATATAGGAGACGTCCGGGATGAAATGAGCTTGCGTCAGGCCATGAAAGGCGTGAACTATGTGTTTCATGCCGCTGCGCTCAAGCAGGTACCTTCATGTGAGTTCTACCCGATGGAGGCGCTGCGCACCAATGTGATTGGCACAGAAAATGTGCTCAATGCGGCTACGGATGCGCATGTTGAGCGTGTGGTGGTGTTGTCTACCGACAAGGCAGTCTACCCGATCAATGCGATGGGCATGTCAAAAGCGCTTGCTGAGAAAGTCATGGTGGCTAAAGCGCGTCTTCAACAGCCTGGTGAGACCGTTTTCTGCGCAACTCGATATGGCAACGTGATGGCGTCACGCGGCTCCGTCATCCCCCTGTTTGTCTCACAAATCATGGGCGGTCAGCCTTTGACCATAACGGACCCGAACATGACACGTTTCCTGATGTCACTGGAGGACTCTGTTGACCTGGTCTTGTATGCATTTACACACGGTCAGCAAGGCGATATTTTTGTGCAAAAGGCTCCTGCTTCAACAGTAGGTGATTTGGCACAAGCTATGAGGGAATTGTTTCAGAAGCTGGATCATGAGATCCGGGTGATCGGCACTCGCCATGGTGAGAAACTCTACGAATCATTGATCTCTCGAGAAGAGATTGCTCATGCCATTGATATGGGCGACTACTATCGTATACCCGCTGATAATCGTGACTTGAACTATGCCAAGTATTTCAGTGAAGGTGAGGCGAATATCGCCACACTAGATGACTACACCTCGCATAACACACGGCGTCTGGATGTTCAGGAAGTAAAGTCGCTACTGATGACGCTGGATTACATCAAAGGCGTGCTTCATGCTTAA
- a CDS encoding dTDP-4-dehydrorhamnose reductase family protein, protein MRILVLGASGMLGNAMLKTMTDKEDWTVYGTVRAPSPALQAWVPRAQLIPGIRADQPDSLVEAFTKSLPDVVINCVGLIKQLASAGDPLEAIPINAILPHRLANLCKLSQARLVHFSTDCVFSGKQGHYRESDTPDAEDVYGRSKLMGEVSYPHAITLRTSIIGHELGSQHSLIDWFLSQQGSVKGYTQAIFSGLPTNELARVVRDVVIPRAELSGLYHVAAEAISKHDLLGIVNQVYGKALQIEPDDKVRINRALDASRFHEATGYVASPWPDLIAQMRDFRQKGESCLIKKF, encoded by the coding sequence ATGAGAATTTTGGTGCTTGGCGCGAGTGGCATGCTTGGTAATGCCATGCTGAAAACGATGACGGACAAGGAAGATTGGACCGTCTACGGTACCGTACGAGCCCCCAGCCCTGCATTGCAAGCTTGGGTGCCCCGGGCGCAGCTCATCCCTGGGATTCGTGCAGATCAGCCGGATAGTCTGGTTGAGGCGTTCACAAAAAGCCTCCCGGATGTGGTGATCAACTGTGTCGGCTTGATTAAACAATTAGCCAGCGCGGGTGACCCGCTTGAGGCGATTCCTATCAATGCCATTTTGCCACACAGGCTTGCAAATCTGTGCAAGTTATCCCAAGCCAGACTGGTGCATTTCAGCACAGACTGTGTTTTCTCAGGGAAACAGGGCCATTATCGCGAGAGTGACACGCCGGATGCGGAGGATGTCTATGGACGATCAAAGTTGATGGGCGAGGTCAGTTACCCACACGCTATAACCCTCAGGACCTCCATCATTGGACACGAGCTTGGGAGTCAACACAGCTTGATTGACTGGTTTCTTTCGCAGCAAGGCAGCGTTAAAGGCTATACGCAGGCTATTTTTTCGGGTCTACCCACCAATGAGCTGGCCAGGGTCGTCAGGGACGTCGTTATTCCCCGGGCCGAACTGAGCGGTCTATACCATGTTGCCGCAGAGGCCATCTCCAAGCATGATCTGCTAGGAATTGTGAATCAGGTATATGGTAAAGCACTACAGATTGAACCAGATGACAAGGTCAGGATCAACCGCGCCTTGGACGCATCACGCTTTCATGAGGCGACAGGGTATGTTGCATCGCCATGGCCAGATTTGATCGCGCAGATGCGTGATTTCAGGCAGAAAGGTGAATCATGTTTGATAAAAAAATTCTGA
- a CDS encoding glycosyltransferase family 4 protein gives MLLKEQEKVRILIVSQHFWPEGFHINDVARSLVAQGHTVDVLTAKPNYPEGRIFTGYRAWGCQQEDYHGVTIRRMPLFPRGKDSKVRLALNYLSFIFSGYAFGPWLTRGQKYDVIFVYGVSPILQALPALLLGWLKKSPVVIWVQDLWPESLSATGYVKNRFILKAVEKVVRFIYHHTDLLLVQSRAFIAPVRKLAPRTPIQYHPNSVDESFAKPAMPASHPEVPALDAPFTVMFAGNIGAAQAVEVIVEAAALLKAHSDIHFIVLGDGSRREWMLQQVRQQGLANLHLPGRFPVETMPGFMQKASVLLVTLADREIFAATVPSKVQAYLAAGRPIIASLNGAGADLVAEAGAGLTAPAEDGTLLAKAVMTLYTMSTNERCVMGERGRCYYQAHFTHEKLIGELIQQLEQTVHRTQGHTA, from the coding sequence ATGTTGTTGAAAGAGCAGGAAAAAGTGCGCATTCTGATTGTTAGTCAACACTTCTGGCCGGAGGGGTTTCATATCAACGATGTCGCCCGCTCGCTGGTGGCGCAGGGCCACACAGTGGACGTGCTGACGGCCAAACCCAACTACCCTGAGGGGCGAATCTTTACCGGATACCGTGCTTGGGGATGCCAACAAGAGGATTACCATGGGGTTACCATTCGTCGCATGCCTCTGTTCCCGCGTGGCAAGGACAGCAAGGTACGTCTGGCGCTCAATTACCTGTCGTTCATTTTCAGTGGCTACGCATTCGGCCCTTGGCTGACGCGTGGGCAAAAGTATGATGTGATTTTCGTCTATGGGGTGTCCCCAATCCTGCAAGCCCTGCCTGCACTGCTTCTGGGATGGCTGAAGAAAAGCCCGGTTGTGATCTGGGTGCAGGATCTGTGGCCGGAAAGCCTCTCTGCCACAGGCTATGTCAAAAACCGTTTCATTCTTAAAGCCGTGGAGAAAGTGGTGCGGTTCATCTATCACCACACGGACCTCTTGCTGGTACAATCTCGCGCCTTTATTGCCCCTGTACGCAAATTGGCGCCGAGGACGCCCATCCAATATCATCCGAACTCGGTGGATGAAAGCTTTGCCAAGCCCGCCATGCCGGCAAGCCATCCGGAAGTTCCTGCGCTGGATGCGCCATTTACGGTCATGTTTGCTGGCAATATCGGGGCAGCACAAGCCGTGGAAGTGATCGTGGAGGCCGCCGCGTTGCTGAAGGCCCACTCGGATATCCACTTCATCGTGCTGGGCGATGGCAGTCGACGGGAATGGATGCTTCAACAAGTCAGGCAGCAAGGCTTGGCAAATTTGCACTTGCCTGGGCGTTTTCCGGTGGAAACCATGCCGGGTTTCATGCAAAAGGCTTCCGTACTGCTGGTAACGCTGGCGGATCGTGAAATCTTTGCTGCAACCGTGCCCAGCAAGGTTCAGGCTTACCTTGCGGCCGGGCGCCCCATCATTGCTTCGCTCAATGGCGCGGGTGCAGACCTTGTTGCGGAGGCCGGAGCAGGGCTGACTGCGCCAGCGGAGGACGGGACATTATTGGCCAAGGCTGTGATGACGCTATACACCATGTCGACGAATGAGCGGTGCGTTATGGGAGAACGCGGGCGTTGCTATTATCAAGCACATTTTACGCACGAAAAACTGATTGGTGAGCTGATCCAGCAGCTGGAGCAGACAGTGCACCGCACGCAAGGACATACCGCATGA
- a CDS encoding glycosyltransferase gives MELPSDFPFNQVHRVKPSVVQRFRAELWLKRNVKAGDMVLCFGNLPPLFRLPCHVTVFLQNRYLVDNVDLGSFPLKTRLRLQAERLWFASKMSNVDEFIVQTPSMQRLLKARTRADVQVRPFMEQHETYRRAQLEPDASRKTAFDFLYVASGEPHKNHRTLIEAWCLLAQQGLFPSLRLTLDTSDFPQLCNWLEAKVAKHALHIETLGKLSHEKVLECYGEVGALIFPSTFESFGLPLIEARQAGLPILASELDYVRDVVDPEQTFDPLSAISIARAVKRHLQQEENPLPLLGATAFLDHVVERAGKSAHSDC, from the coding sequence ATGGAGTTGCCCTCAGATTTCCCTTTTAACCAAGTTCATCGCGTCAAACCTAGTGTGGTGCAGCGTTTCCGTGCTGAGCTGTGGTTGAAGCGGAATGTCAAGGCTGGGGATATGGTGCTCTGCTTTGGTAATTTACCCCCCTTGTTCCGTCTGCCTTGCCATGTCACCGTTTTCCTGCAGAACCGCTATCTGGTTGATAATGTAGATTTGGGCTCGTTTCCATTAAAAACGCGATTGCGGTTGCAGGCGGAACGTCTCTGGTTTGCAAGCAAGATGTCGAATGTTGATGAGTTCATTGTGCAGACGCCGTCAATGCAGCGCTTGCTGAAGGCACGTACCAGGGCAGATGTACAGGTACGACCATTCATGGAACAGCACGAGACATATCGTCGGGCACAGCTTGAGCCAGATGCCAGTCGGAAAACGGCGTTTGATTTTCTGTATGTGGCTTCCGGGGAGCCGCACAAGAATCACCGGACCTTAATAGAGGCATGGTGCTTACTGGCACAGCAAGGCTTGTTTCCATCGCTGAGACTGACTTTGGATACGTCGGATTTCCCTCAGCTCTGCAACTGGCTGGAGGCCAAAGTCGCCAAGCATGCACTGCATATTGAAACGCTGGGCAAGTTATCCCACGAAAAAGTGCTGGAATGTTATGGTGAAGTGGGTGCGTTAATCTTCCCCTCCACCTTTGAGTCATTTGGTCTACCTCTGATTGAGGCTCGGCAGGCTGGCCTGCCTATTCTGGCATCTGAACTGGATTATGTCAGGGATGTGGTCGACCCTGAGCAGACGTTTGATCCACTGTCTGCCATCTCAATCGCACGCGCAGTGAAGCGCCATCTGCAGCAGGAAGAGAACCCGCTTCCCTTGCTGGGTGCTACCGCATTCCTTGATCATGTTGTTGAAAGAGCAGGAAAAAGTGCGCATTCTGATTGTTAG
- a CDS encoding ABC transporter ATP-binding protein produces the protein MDKNPYIKNFLFLSSKIRRRFFVAFLLVGIVGLLEMFSLSALLAFFGMGFNTTGGRVQAWIQELGFTPSASFLLVITLCVFVLKSIIVLVVGRYSYRTAIAARKGFQDMLFERFLQYSFKERSERKSADWVRSITADCNALEGRFFTPVLVLVGEIIPALCICGMLLLVNSTIFLVALGVFVALGALVFLSTHNRLVDLGKVQQAAESKIVQAVQQAFHGLCELKIYALHGWAKRTFEGHTDTSSTAVSEALSISLLPRFVFEVAIYISLGVILAVYAFQDVPLMKVVGEVAVFGVAAMRLLPSVSKVVSHLQSFKYAKSTIETVNKELSGAVSFSSLSSVDDFNKITFNTLSLSNITFYYGDKTIFRNLSLEIFSGDAIAIVGSSGTGKSTLINLALGLIEPHQGNVILNGHPLVGMKSDWWSCVAYVPQEPFLIEGSALSNLFLGKAKLSDTDVKIAEELLVKLGLHGVAKDMEASVGEDGGRLSGGQRQRLAIARALLRDPQVLILDEATSAMDVQTQDLVMTVVSEYMEGRVLLMITHRAETLKFCKRVLALSEGRLVTQTAGYD, from the coding sequence ATGGATAAAAATCCATATATTAAAAACTTCTTATTCCTCTCGTCAAAAATTCGCCGCCGTTTCTTTGTCGCCTTTTTGCTTGTTGGCATAGTGGGCTTGCTGGAGATGTTTTCTCTTTCGGCGCTGCTTGCTTTTTTTGGGATGGGTTTCAATACGACGGGCGGTAGGGTTCAAGCATGGATCCAAGAATTAGGGTTCACGCCTTCTGCCAGTTTTTTATTGGTGATCACGCTTTGCGTTTTTGTGCTGAAATCTATTATTGTTCTTGTTGTTGGCCGCTATTCCTATCGGACTGCTATTGCTGCTCGCAAGGGCTTTCAGGACATGCTCTTTGAGCGCTTTCTTCAGTATTCTTTCAAGGAGCGATCTGAGAGGAAATCTGCAGACTGGGTCCGAAGTATTACTGCTGACTGTAACGCATTAGAGGGGCGTTTTTTCACACCAGTATTGGTGCTGGTTGGAGAAATCATTCCAGCTTTGTGCATTTGTGGCATGTTGCTGCTGGTAAACTCGACCATTTTTCTTGTTGCATTAGGCGTCTTTGTTGCTTTGGGGGCATTGGTTTTTCTCTCTACACACAATCGACTGGTAGACCTTGGAAAGGTCCAGCAAGCAGCTGAAAGCAAGATTGTCCAGGCTGTCCAGCAGGCATTTCATGGGCTATGTGAGCTAAAGATTTATGCTTTGCATGGTTGGGCAAAAAGGACTTTTGAAGGGCACACTGATACCTCAAGCACGGCTGTTAGTGAGGCGCTGAGTATTAGCCTTTTGCCGAGATTTGTATTTGAAGTTGCAATATATATTAGCCTTGGCGTAATACTGGCAGTTTATGCTTTTCAGGATGTGCCTCTGATGAAGGTTGTCGGTGAGGTTGCTGTGTTTGGCGTTGCAGCTATGCGTCTGCTGCCGTCGGTCAGTAAAGTTGTTAGCCACCTTCAGTCTTTTAAGTATGCTAAATCGACAATAGAAACCGTTAATAAGGAACTTTCAGGGGCGGTGTCCTTCTCATCTTTGAGCTCTGTTGATGATTTTAACAAAATCACTTTTAATACGTTGTCACTTTCAAACATAACATTTTATTATGGTGATAAGACCATTTTTCGTAACCTTAGCCTGGAAATTTTTTCGGGTGATGCTATTGCTATTGTAGGTTCATCGGGTACTGGAAAAAGTACATTGATTAACCTTGCACTTGGCTTGATAGAGCCGCATCAGGGTAATGTAATCTTAAATGGTCACCCCCTGGTAGGGATGAAGTCGGATTGGTGGTCCTGTGTGGCATACGTCCCTCAAGAACCTTTCCTAATTGAGGGGAGTGCGCTGTCTAATCTGTTTTTAGGCAAAGCCAAGCTCTCTGATACTGACGTGAAAATCGCTGAAGAACTACTGGTGAAACTAGGGCTTCATGGTGTCGCAAAAGACATGGAGGCTAGTGTTGGTGAGGATGGTGGGCGTCTCTCTGGCGGGCAACGGCAAAGATTGGCAATTGCACGTGCCTTGCTAAGGGATCCGCAAGTGTTGATCCTGGATGAAGCGACCAGTGCTATGGATGTCCAGACGCAAGACTTGGTAATGACTGTTGTGTCCGAGTACATGGAGGGTCGCGTACTATTAATGATCACTCATAGAGCCGAGACACTTAAATTCTGCAAAAGAGTATTGGCGTTGTCAGAAGGGCGGTTGGTGACGCAAACTGCTGGTTATGACTAG
- a CDS encoding capsular biosynthesis protein — translation MFVFPMLGKSSRFYNAGYTLPKYKLPLGEPDQIVFDHVILSFRRYFESDRFVLICRADANDRSFIIERMHHLGVLDFKVIAHHGETNGQAESVELAVEAECADDELFIFNIDTLLYAFEKGGSHTRAAGYLEVFKGEGDHWSFVFPDSARDGHAAQVTEKVRVSDLCSNGLYYFQSVDLFRKALYSYRIRAREREGEIYVAPLYNELIAMGLPVLYKTISIEEIGFCGVPDEYKKLLEQFSQNM, via the coding sequence ATGTTTGTATTTCCGATGCTGGGGAAGTCTAGCCGATTTTATAATGCGGGTTATACGCTCCCAAAATACAAGCTGCCGCTTGGGGAGCCGGATCAGATTGTGTTTGATCATGTGATCTTGTCTTTTCGGCGCTATTTTGAATCCGACCGATTTGTACTGATTTGTCGAGCAGATGCTAATGACCGATCCTTTATTATTGAGAGGATGCATCATCTGGGGGTGCTGGACTTTAAAGTGATTGCTCATCATGGTGAAACGAATGGTCAAGCCGAGTCGGTCGAGCTGGCTGTCGAGGCTGAGTGTGCAGATGATGAGCTATTCATTTTTAATATTGATACACTGCTTTACGCGTTTGAAAAGGGGGGCTCCCATACTCGAGCAGCGGGGTACCTTGAAGTATTTAAAGGAGAAGGTGATCATTGGTCTTTTGTTTTTCCTGACTCAGCAAGAGATGGGCACGCTGCACAAGTGACTGAGAAAGTTAGAGTTTCTGACCTCTGCTCTAATGGCTTGTACTATTTTCAGTCGGTGGATTTATTTAGGAAAGCGCTATACTCATACCGGATCCGGGCTCGAGAGCGTGAGGGTGAGATTTATGTTGCACCTTTGTATAATGAATTAATTGCAATGGGGTTGCCCGTGCTTTATAAAACCATTTCTATTGAAGAAATCGGCTTCTGTGGCGTCCCCGATGAGTATAAGAAGCTTTTGGAGCAATTCTCTCAAAATATGTAA
- a CDS encoding capsular biosynthesis protein: protein MKRIIIDLDSTLCYSSGEYQNAEPNLEVIDKVRAYRALGFEIVVYTSRNMRTFQGNVGKINIHTLPVILEWLNKHNVEYDEVLVGKPWCGTEGFYVDDRAIRPDEFARLSPEQVNELLRSSNKA, encoded by the coding sequence ATGAAGCGCATAATTATAGATCTTGATAGTACTCTTTGTTACTCAAGCGGGGAGTACCAGAATGCCGAACCTAATCTTGAAGTCATTGATAAGGTCCGCGCCTACCGCGCATTAGGCTTCGAAATTGTTGTTTATACAAGTCGTAATATGAGGACTTTTCAGGGTAATGTGGGGAAGATAAATATACACACTCTTCCAGTTATCCTGGAATGGTTGAATAAGCATAATGTTGAATATGATGAGGTGTTAGTAGGAAAGCCTTGGTGCGGCACTGAGGGTTTTTATGTGGATGATAGAGCTATTCGCCCAGATGAATTTGCAAGGCTAAGCCCTGAGCAAGTCAACGAACTTTTGCGAAGCAGTAACAAGGCATGA
- a CDS encoding NAD-dependent epimerase/dehydratase family protein yields MGQSRVLVTGHKGFIGAWTVQLLCQAGWTVFGLDDESSYGERLYDAAGMKSMLAGELTSDVSDLQMTQTWIEQIGPELIIHLAGQAIVPRAFKQPYLTFKSNALGTLAILEAARLTPCVRAVMCITSDKVYENNNNGQAFSEPDMLGGSDIYSVSKSGAELIAKAYNASHCGNGSPNIQTIRLGNVVGGGDWAVNRLIPDLIHAARSGGDFRVRYMDATRPFQHVSDVVNGISKIASAALNGQLRSGEAWNLGPRNNSFAKVRDVIDLFKRYYPNLSVIDSEEKIKEDLNLRVDVAKYSDQFSPPVFDSMEGVERAIRWYQSFYAGTSPIDLVRADLSLLG; encoded by the coding sequence ATGGGGCAATCACGTGTTCTTGTGACGGGCCATAAAGGTTTTATTGGTGCATGGACAGTGCAGTTGCTATGCCAAGCAGGTTGGACTGTCTTTGGCCTGGATGATGAGAGTTCTTATGGAGAGCGTCTGTATGATGCAGCAGGCATGAAGAGCATGCTTGCCGGCGAGCTTACAAGTGATGTGTCAGACTTGCAAATGACACAAACCTGGATCGAGCAGATTGGCCCTGAATTGATTATACATCTAGCAGGGCAAGCGATTGTACCAAGAGCATTCAAGCAGCCCTACCTGACCTTTAAGTCAAACGCACTAGGGACCTTGGCAATACTTGAAGCAGCCCGTTTAACACCCTGTGTTCGAGCTGTCATGTGCATCACAAGTGATAAAGTCTACGAGAATAACAATAATGGTCAGGCATTTTCTGAGCCGGACATGCTGGGCGGCAGTGATATCTACAGTGTCTCAAAGTCAGGTGCGGAGCTAATCGCTAAAGCATACAATGCGTCTCATTGTGGCAATGGATCGCCTAACATTCAAACGATCAGGCTTGGTAATGTTGTTGGTGGTGGGGACTGGGCCGTTAATCGATTGATTCCTGATTTGATTCATGCTGCAAGAAGTGGTGGTGACTTTAGAGTGCGGTATATGGATGCAACGCGCCCATTTCAGCATGTAAGTGATGTTGTGAATGGAATATCAAAGATCGCCTCTGCGGCACTAAACGGACAGTTGCGGAGTGGTGAGGCATGGAACTTAGGTCCACGCAATAATAGTTTCGCGAAAGTTCGTGATGTCATTGATTTGTTCAAAAGGTATTATCCAAATCTTAGTGTTATAGATAGTGAAGAAAAAATCAAGGAAGATTTAAATCTTAGGGTTGATGTGGCGAAGTATAGTGATCAATTTTCCCCACCTGTCTTCGATAGCATGGAAGGTGTCGAGCGTGCGATAAGATGGTATCAATCCTTTTATGCTGGTACTTCACCAATTGATTTGGTTCGGGCTGACCTTTCTTTATTGGGTTAA
- a CDS encoding GNAT family N-acetyltransferase translates to MQVNNVHLRPFSPTYIESVIALLQLVSRFEPEPSEALEYAKRFECMDNCYSFVAIHEGRVIGFGSIFMLNRVRGGCSAVIEDLVVAQDMQGHGVGRALLEKLLEQARGKGCFKVSLEAADSALSFYEACGFSRAGQSMKINL, encoded by the coding sequence ATGCAAGTGAATAATGTGCATTTGCGCCCGTTTTCTCCAACGTATATAGAGTCAGTTATAGCTTTATTGCAATTAGTGAGCCGCTTTGAGCCAGAACCATCCGAGGCATTAGAATATGCTAAGCGGTTTGAGTGTATGGATAATTGCTATTCATTCGTAGCGATACATGAGGGTAGAGTCATCGGCTTCGGATCAATTTTCATGCTAAACAGGGTTCGAGGCGGTTGCTCAGCCGTCATTGAAGACCTTGTCGTCGCGCAAGACATGCAAGGCCATGGTGTTGGGCGTGCGCTGTTAGAGAAACTGCTCGAACAGGCAAGGGGTAAGGGGTGTTTTAAGGTTTCATTAGAGGCTGCAGATAGTGCTTTGTCATTCTACGAGGCATGCGGCTTTTCACGTGCTGGGCAGTCAATGAAGATCAATCTATAG
- the wecB gene encoding non-hydrolyzing UDP-N-acetylglucosamine 2-epimerase has product MKKICIVIGTRPEAIKMAPVVHALRAYPDVFDVCLCSTGQHTTMLKDALSVFNIEADVELDVMRPGQSLAQLTCRLLSGLDSYFASACPDIVLVHGDTTSAMVGAMAAFYRGITVGHVEAGLRTGNLCSPFPEEYNRKCVALSAEYHFAPTMAACANLKSEGVVPERVYKTGNTVIDALLFTITRLESSSSEQERLNHHFSSMIKFDLQNTPYVLITAHRRENFGDGIRNICFSIDALARANPNIRFIYPVHLNPQVRDVVEDKLAGIDNVSLIPPQDYMCFAWLLRHCLFIMTDSGGIQEEAPALGKPVLVLRDTSERPEAIEAGTARLVTTDPGRIIHEAQRLIDDNAAYASMVQAINPFGDGHAAKYIAEHLKNMGNASE; this is encoded by the coding sequence TTGAAAAAAATTTGCATTGTTATCGGTACGCGACCGGAGGCTATAAAAATGGCGCCGGTCGTGCATGCTTTGCGTGCGTATCCTGATGTTTTTGATGTATGCCTTTGTAGCACAGGACAGCACACTACGATGCTGAAGGATGCGTTATCGGTTTTTAATATTGAAGCGGATGTTGAGCTCGATGTTATGAGACCAGGCCAGTCATTGGCGCAGTTAACATGCCGTCTCCTGTCTGGGCTAGACTCATATTTTGCTTCTGCATGCCCGGATATTGTACTAGTTCATGGTGATACGACATCAGCTATGGTAGGAGCAATGGCTGCTTTCTACCGCGGAATCACCGTGGGGCACGTTGAAGCAGGTCTTAGGACCGGGAATCTTTGCTCGCCATTTCCAGAGGAGTATAACCGGAAGTGCGTGGCGCTTTCTGCTGAGTATCACTTTGCACCGACTATGGCAGCATGCGCGAATCTGAAGTCGGAAGGAGTCGTGCCAGAGCGAGTTTACAAGACCGGAAATACCGTCATAGATGCCTTACTGTTCACCATAACAAGGTTAGAGTCAAGTTCAAGTGAGCAGGAGCGATTGAACCACCACTTTAGTAGCATGATCAAATTCGATCTGCAGAATACCCCGTATGTCCTGATTACAGCGCACCGCAGGGAAAATTTTGGTGATGGTATACGTAATATTTGCTTTAGCATTGATGCACTGGCTCGTGCTAATCCAAATATTCGCTTCATATACCCAGTCCACCTTAATCCTCAGGTTCGGGATGTTGTAGAGGATAAGTTGGCAGGAATAGATAATGTCTCATTGATTCCACCGCAAGACTACATGTGCTTTGCATGGTTACTAAGGCATTGCCTTTTTATCATGACTGATAGTGGTGGGATCCAGGAAGAGGCCCCGGCACTAGGCAAGCCCGTTTTGGTACTCCGCGATACAAGTGAGCGGCCTGAGGCTATTGAGGCGGGAACTGCAAGATTGGTCACGACTGACCCTGGTAGAATTATTCATGAGGCCCAGCGCTTAATCGATGACAACGCTGCCTACGCTTCCATGGTGCAAGCAATCAACCCGTTTGGGGATGGTCATGCAGCTAAGTACATCGCTGAGCATCTGAAGAATATGGGTAATGCAAGTGAATAA
- a CDS encoding glycosyltransferase family 2 protein, which translates to MITVVLNAFKRQQHLPQQIECVLSQTVPAERVLVWNNGEAICLDGLHEKVMVANNSHNLGVWSRFAYAVNAETEYVCILDDDTFPSPRFFESCLQQMAKEPALLGARGLRFLSSTRYHPFISFGWDAPNEQAEVVDIVGHAWFFRREWLGAFWRELPELGSSRLVGEDMHFSFMLQKHLGIRTMVPPHPTSDMSVWGSDPVLAIKLGTSKEAVSQGDEALLKFDKALRHCTSNGFLLCKDTLETLPAAVVIGPGVSRVRFLKKLAARFPSLGNWGRSLRDKLAKRNIHI; encoded by the coding sequence ATGATTACGGTTGTTTTGAACGCCTTCAAGCGACAGCAGCACTTGCCGCAGCAGATAGAGTGCGTCTTGTCGCAGACCGTACCCGCAGAGAGGGTGTTGGTATGGAACAATGGAGAGGCTATATGCCTAGACGGTCTCCATGAAAAAGTAATGGTTGCAAATAATTCACATAATCTGGGTGTGTGGTCTCGGTTTGCATATGCAGTAAACGCAGAGACTGAATATGTCTGCATTCTTGATGATGACACATTTCCATCGCCCCGTTTTTTTGAGAGTTGCCTGCAGCAAATGGCAAAGGAGCCAGCACTGTTAGGGGCCCGAGGTTTGCGTTTCCTGAGCTCAACACGATACCACCCCTTTATATCCTTCGGCTGGGATGCTCCAAATGAGCAGGCTGAAGTGGTGGATATTGTTGGTCACGCGTGGTTTTTCCGCCGTGAATGGCTGGGAGCCTTTTGGCGTGAGCTTCCGGAGCTGGGATCATCGCGCTTGGTTGGGGAGGATATGCATTTCTCTTTCATGCTCCAGAAGCATTTGGGCATCCGTACAATGGTCCCCCCACACCCCACTTCGGATATGTCGGTATGGGGTAGTGACCCTGTTTTAGCGATCAAACTAGGCACTTCAAAAGAGGCTGTTTCGCAGGGAGATGAGGCGCTGCTCAAGTTTGATAAAGCACTGCGGCACTGTACTTCAAATGGATTCCTGCTGTGCAAAGATACGCTTGAGACATTACCTGCCGCTGTGGTTATTGGCCCTGGAGTGTCACGCGTGCGCTTTCTTAAGAAGCTGGCTGCCCGATTTCCTTCGCTTGGAAATTGGGGCCGGTCTTTAAGAGACAAATTGGCTAAAAGAAATATCCATATCTAA